In the genome of Cryptomeria japonica chromosome 8, Sugi_1.0, whole genome shotgun sequence, one region contains:
- the LOC131029945 gene encoding uncharacterized protein LOC131029945: protein MWNYKSFVMVVTTALVFSCVVEARIRRSDLGVDLGGGKGLGVSVGLGVGVGVGLGGSGSGSGSGSGSALGSGSGSGAGSGAGYGAGSGASSGAGSYAGSGAGSHGGGQGGGYGAGSGSGHREGGGSGYGSGSGSGSGYGSGSASGYGAGSGSGSGHGEGDGSGYGSGSGSGSGYGSGSGIGYGAGSGSGYGEGRGSGSGYGSGSGSGSGYGAGSGSGVGHGGGGLCLEDVIVQSDYYYNILAAVWVFCAASSG, encoded by the exons ATGTGGAATTACAAGTCGTTTGTTATGGTGGTTACGACCGCCCTTGTGTTTTCATGTGTTGTGGAAGCTAGGATTAGACGAAGTGATCTGGGCGTGGACCTCGGCGGAGGCAAAGGTTTGGGTGTAAGTGTGGGATTGGGTGTGGGTGTAGGTGTGGGCCTTGGTGGAAGTGGAAGCGGCTCTGGGTCTGGGTCTGGTTCCGCTTTGGGCTCGGGTTCTGGCTCTGGGGCTGGCTCCGGAGCTGGTTATGGGGCTGGTTCAGGGGCCAGTTCTGGTGCCGGCTCATATGCAGGTTCAGGAGCAGGCAGCCATGGCGGTGGTCAGGGTGGTGGCTACGGTGCAGGTTCTGGTAGTGGGCATAGAGAAGGTGGTGGAAGTGGGTATGGTTCAGGGTCTGGCTCTGGCAGTGGCTATGGAAGTGGTTCCGCAAGTGGGTATGGTGCAGGTTCTGGTAGTGGTAGTGGGCATGGTGAAGGTGATGGGAGTGGGTATGGTTCAGGGTCTGGGTCTGGCAGTGGCTATGGAAGTGGTTCGGGGATTGGCTATGGTGCAGGTTCTGGTAGTGGGTATGGAGAAGGCAGGGGCAGTGGTAGTGGCTATGGAAGTGGTTCGGGAAGTGGCTCAGGTTACGGGGCTGGGTCTGGTTCTGGTGTCGGCCATGGTGGAGGAGG TTTGTGTTTGGAAGATGTAATTGTACAATCAGATTATTATTACAATATACTAGCAGCCGTATGGGTTTTCTGTGCAGCGAGTAGCGGATAG